One Novosphingobium sp. EMRT-2 DNA segment encodes these proteins:
- a CDS encoding 23S rRNA (pseudouridine(1915)-N(3))-methyltransferase RlmH: MLLHIIARGKIGRSPEAELVDRYAKRVAWGLKVTELPDRGGTIPPPAATPVRTVALDERGRQLTSTEFAGILGRWRDDGVRETRFLIGAADGHDADLRDKADLLLAFGAATWPHMLARAMLAEQLWRATSIIAGHPYHREG, from the coding sequence ATGCTGCTGCACATCATCGCGCGCGGGAAGATCGGGCGCTCGCCCGAGGCCGAGTTGGTCGACCGCTATGCCAAGCGCGTCGCCTGGGGCCTCAAGGTGACCGAACTGCCCGATCGCGGCGGCACAATCCCGCCGCCCGCGGCCACGCCCGTCCGCACCGTCGCGCTCGACGAGCGCGGGCGCCAGCTCACCTCGACCGAGTTCGCGGGCATTCTCGGCCGCTGGCGCGACGATGGCGTGCGCGAGACGCGCTTCCTGATCGGCGCGGCGGATGGGCACGACGCGGACTTGCGCGACAAGGCCGATCTTCTCCTCGCCTTCGGCGCGGCGACCTGGCCGCACATGCTGGCCCGCGCCATGCTGGCCGAGCAATTGTGGCGCGCCACCAGCATTATCGCTGGCCATCCCTACCACCGCGAAGGATAA
- a CDS encoding glutamate-5-semialdehyde dehydrogenase encodes MSSQPQISADSVIDLVEGLARAGRVAQRVLARMPAPAKEQALRLAAAALRRAEPEILAANARDVASAETNGLSGALLDRLRLDSGRLAAMVEAVEQVAGLPDPVGEVIDSATRPNGMVLQRVRVPIGLIGIIYESRPNVTADAAALCVRSGNAVLLRGGSEAVHSNRAIHQALVAGLTEAGVPADAVQLLPTQDRAAVGAMLTAAGLIDMIVPRGGKSLVARVQADARVPVLAHLDGINHTYVDHAADPARAAAIVFNAKLRRTGVCGSMETLLIDATYPDPHGLIAPLLDAGCELRGDARARAIDPRIGPAGANDWDTEYLDAILAVAVVDGLEEALGHIARHSSGHTDAIVTEDQAAADRFLSEVDSAIVMHNASSQFADGGEFGLGAEIGIATGRLHARGPVALEGLTTYKWLVRGSGQIRP; translated from the coding sequence ATGTCCAGCCAGCCCCAGATTTCCGCCGATTCCGTGATCGATCTCGTCGAAGGGCTCGCCCGTGCCGGCCGCGTGGCGCAGCGCGTTCTGGCGCGGATGCCGGCACCGGCGAAGGAACAGGCGCTGCGGCTGGCGGCGGCGGCGCTGCGCCGCGCCGAACCGGAGATCCTCGCCGCCAACGCGCGCGATGTCGCCAGTGCCGAAACCAATGGCCTGTCCGGCGCGCTGCTCGACCGGCTGCGGCTCGATTCCGGCCGGCTGGCCGCGATGGTCGAGGCGGTGGAGCAGGTCGCCGGCCTGCCCGATCCGGTGGGCGAGGTGATCGACAGCGCCACGCGGCCCAACGGCATGGTGCTGCAGCGCGTGCGCGTGCCGATCGGTCTGATCGGCATCATCTACGAAAGCCGCCCCAACGTGACGGCGGACGCCGCCGCGCTCTGCGTGCGCTCGGGCAACGCCGTGCTGCTGCGCGGCGGCAGCGAGGCGGTGCATTCCAACCGCGCGATTCACCAGGCGCTGGTCGCCGGGCTGACCGAAGCCGGCGTGCCCGCCGATGCGGTGCAACTCCTGCCCACGCAGGACCGCGCCGCCGTGGGCGCGATGCTGACGGCGGCCGGCCTGATCGACATGATCGTGCCGCGCGGGGGCAAGAGCCTGGTCGCGCGCGTCCAGGCCGATGCGCGCGTGCCGGTGCTGGCGCATCTCGACGGGATCAACCACACTTACGTCGACCACGCCGCCGATCCGGCCCGCGCGGCGGCGATCGTGTTCAACGCCAAGCTGCGCCGCACCGGCGTGTGCGGGTCGATGGAAACGCTGCTGATCGACGCGACCTATCCCGATCCGCACGGGCTGATCGCGCCCCTGCTCGACGCCGGGTGCGAATTGCGCGGCGATGCCCGCGCCCGCGCCATCGATCCGCGCATCGGCCCCGCCGGGGCGAACGACTGGGACACCGAATACCTCGACGCGATCCTGGCGGTCGCGGTGGTCGATGGGCTGGAGGAGGCGCTGGGCCATATCGCGCGCCATTCCTCGGGCCATACCGACGCGATCGTGACCGAGGACCAGGCCGCCGCCGACCGCTTCCTGTCCGAAGTGGACAGCGCGATCGTGATGCACAACGCTTCCAGCCAGTTCGCCGACGGCGGCGAATTCGGGCTGGGCGCGGAGATCGGCATCGCCACCGGGCGGCTGCACGCGCGCGGGCCGGTGGCGCTCGAGGGGTTGACCACCTACAAGTGGCTGGTGCGCGGTTCGGGCCAAATCCGGCCCTGA
- a CDS encoding polymer-forming cytoskeletal protein: MASRNSAGATFSILGADLVVTGDVVATADLHIDGRVKGDIACAALVQGEASVIEGAVKAQSARLSGTVHGAIEAGELVILRTARIHGDVSYDALTIEQGAQVDGRFAPRAAPAGESTLTLVS, encoded by the coding sequence ATGGCCAGCCGCAACAGCGCGGGCGCGACCTTCTCGATCCTGGGCGCGGACCTCGTCGTCACGGGTGACGTCGTCGCCACGGCGGACCTGCATATCGACGGGCGCGTCAAGGGCGACATCGCCTGCGCCGCGCTGGTGCAGGGCGAGGCGAGCGTGATCGAGGGCGCGGTCAAGGCGCAAAGCGCGCGGCTTTCGGGCACGGTCCACGGCGCGATCGAGGCTGGCGAACTGGTGATCCTGCGCACCGCGCGCATCCACGGCGACGTTAGCTATGACGCGCTGACGATCGAACAGGGCGCGCAGGTCGATGGCCGCTTCGCGCCGCGCGCCGCGCCGGCCGGCGAATCGACGCTCACGCTGGTCAGCTGA
- a CDS encoding peptidoglycan DD-metalloendopeptidase family protein produces the protein MSATARDGLVARLKRWFPEREFFMRSQGQVRFIRITSRLQMIVAAAIAAALGLWLAMMVTMLVSRYLDARDRERLLQREAAVASAETRVSKYRNGLGEVADDLQKRQDFIEKMVESHVGALPNDLPKGTVSDSSAEAGKTVKKISMELPEAAGLARIEARQLAFIEKLTRFADARAARAETAIRRVGLNPSMIMASNRGAQGGPLIRLVTGPGNDVDPRFARLGASLERMSGLEDGLARIPNTLPASLEYISSGFGYRSDPFTGGAAFHAGLDFRGPVGAPIYAAAAGTVSFAGIRQGYGNCVEVSHGNGLMTRYAHMSRIGARVGEKVAAGAVIGQIGSTGRSTGPHLHFEVRINDQPVNPRPFLEARQNVFQEGRAGRPAGNRS, from the coding sequence GTGTCAGCAACAGCCAGAGACGGGCTAGTCGCCCGGCTGAAGCGCTGGTTTCCCGAACGCGAGTTTTTCATGCGTTCGCAGGGCCAGGTCCGCTTCATCCGGATAACCAGCCGGCTCCAGATGATCGTGGCCGCCGCCATCGCCGCCGCGCTGGGCCTGTGGCTGGCGATGATGGTGACGATGCTGGTCTCGCGCTATCTCGACGCGCGCGACCGTGAACGGCTGCTCCAGCGCGAGGCCGCCGTCGCTTCGGCCGAAACGCGCGTTTCCAAGTACCGCAACGGCCTGGGCGAAGTGGCCGACGACCTGCAGAAGCGGCAGGATTTCATCGAGAAGATGGTCGAAAGCCACGTCGGCGCACTGCCCAACGATCTGCCCAAGGGCACGGTCAGCGACAGCAGCGCCGAAGCCGGCAAGACCGTGAAGAAGATTTCGATGGAACTGCCCGAGGCCGCAGGGCTCGCGCGGATCGAGGCGCGCCAGCTGGCCTTCATCGAAAAGCTCACCCGTTTTGCCGATGCCCGCGCCGCGCGCGCCGAAACCGCGATCCGCCGCGTCGGGCTCAACCCCTCGATGATCATGGCGTCGAACCGCGGCGCGCAGGGCGGCCCGCTGATCCGGCTGGTCACCGGCCCCGGCAACGATGTCGATCCGCGCTTCGCGCGGCTGGGCGCCAGCCTTGAGCGGATGAGCGGCCTGGAAGACGGCCTGGCCCGCATTCCCAACACGCTGCCCGCCAGCCTCGAATACATCTCGAGCGGCTTCGGCTATCGCAGCGATCCCTTCACCGGCGGCGCGGCGTTCCACGCCGGTCTGGATTTCCGCGGACCGGTCGGCGCGCCGATCTATGCCGCCGCCGCCGGCACCGTCAGCTTCGCCGGCATCCGCCAGGGTTATGGCAACTGCGTGGAAGTCAGCCACGGCAACGGGCTGATGACCCGCTACGCCCACATGTCGCGCATCGGCGCGCGCGTGGGGGAAAAGGTTGCGGCCGGCGCCGTCATCGGGCAGATCGGCAGCACCGGCCGTTCCACCGGCCCTCACCTGCATTTCGAAGTGCGGATCAACGACCAGCCGGTCAATCCGCGCCCGTTTCTGGAGGCAAGACAGAATGTTTTCCAGGAAGGCCGCGCCGGCCGGCCGGCCGGCAACCGGAGCTAG
- a CDS encoding phasin family protein produces MATTTEFTDKLQTTFKDAAEKAKAAFEKSQGAFGEAGEFAKGNVEALVESGKILASGLQELGKGYVSEGKASFETMSADIKDLASAKSPTEFFEKQSALLRKQFDAVVATSSKNSEAFLKLANEAFQPISTRVSLAVEKVKKAA; encoded by the coding sequence ATGGCTACCACCACCGAATTCACCGACAAGCTGCAGACCACGTTCAAGGACGCCGCCGAGAAGGCCAAGGCTGCTTTCGAAAAGAGCCAGGGCGCGTTCGGCGAAGCCGGCGAGTTCGCCAAGGGCAACGTCGAAGCGCTGGTCGAATCGGGCAAGATTCTCGCTTCGGGCCTGCAGGAACTCGGCAAGGGCTACGTCAGCGAAGGCAAGGCTTCGTTCGAAACGATGTCGGCCGACATCAAGGACCTCGCTTCGGCCAAGTCGCCCACCGAGTTCTTCGAAAAGCAGAGCGCGCTGCTGCGCAAGCAGTTCGACGCGGTCGTCGCCACCAGCTCGAAGAACAGCGAAGCGTTCCTCAAGCTCGCCAACGAAGCGTTCCAGCCGATCTCGACCCGCGTTTCGCTCGCGGTCGAAAAGGTGAAGAAGGCTGCCTGA
- a CDS encoding LL-diaminopimelate aminotransferase translates to MDEEFYRMKRLPPYVIAEVNGMRAAARAAGRDIIDLGMGNPDLPPPSHVIDKLCEVAQKPDAHGYSASSGIPGVRKAQANYYGRRFNVDLDPETEVVMTMGSKEGLASLATAITAPGDVVLAPNPSYPIHTFGFIIAGATIRSVPTTPDERYWDSLDRAMKYSVPRPSILIVNYPSNPTAETVDLAFYERLVAWAKENKVWILSDLAYSELYYDGNPTRSILEVPGAKDVAVEFTSMSKTFSMAGWRVGFAVGNARLIAALKRVKSYLDYGAFTPIQAAACAALNGPQDIVEKNRQLYQKRRDVMVEAFGRAGWEIPSPRASMFAWAPLPPALKHLGSLEFSKQLLTHAEVAVAPGVGYGEDGEGFVRIAMVENEQRLRQAARNIKRYLTSMGVNVTAA, encoded by the coding sequence GTGGACGAAGAATTCTACCGCATGAAGCGCCTGCCGCCTTACGTCATTGCCGAAGTCAACGGCATGCGGGCCGCAGCACGCGCCGCCGGTAGGGACATCATCGACCTGGGCATGGGCAACCCCGATCTGCCGCCGCCCAGCCACGTGATCGACAAGCTGTGCGAAGTCGCACAGAAGCCCGATGCGCACGGCTATTCGGCCTCTTCGGGCATTCCCGGGGTGCGCAAGGCGCAGGCTAACTATTACGGCCGCCGCTTCAACGTCGATCTCGATCCGGAAACGGAAGTGGTCATGACGATGGGGTCCAAGGAAGGGCTCGCCAGCCTCGCCACCGCGATCACCGCGCCGGGCGATGTCGTGCTCGCGCCCAACCCCAGCTATCCGATCCACACCTTCGGCTTCATCATCGCCGGGGCCACGATCCGTTCGGTCCCGACGACACCCGACGAGCGCTATTGGGATTCGCTCGACCGGGCGATGAAGTATTCGGTGCCGCGCCCCTCGATCCTGATCGTCAACTACCCGTCGAATCCGACGGCGGAGACGGTCGACCTCGCGTTCTACGAACGGCTCGTGGCGTGGGCGAAGGAGAACAAGGTCTGGATCCTGTCCGACCTTGCCTATTCGGAACTCTATTACGACGGCAATCCCACGCGCTCGATCCTCGAAGTGCCCGGCGCCAAGGACGTGGCGGTGGAATTCACCTCGATGTCGAAGACGTTCTCGATGGCCGGCTGGCGCGTCGGTTTCGCCGTGGGCAACGCGCGCCTGATCGCCGCGCTGAAGCGGGTGAAGTCCTATCTCGATTACGGCGCGTTCACGCCGATCCAGGCCGCTGCCTGCGCCGCGCTCAACGGGCCGCAGGATATCGTCGAGAAGAACCGCCAGCTCTACCAGAAGCGGCGCGACGTGATGGTCGAGGCGTTCGGCCGCGCCGGATGGGAAATCCCCAGCCCCCGCGCGTCGATGTTCGCCTGGGCGCCGCTGCCGCCCGCGCTCAAGCACCTCGGCAGCCTCGAATTCTCGAAGCAGTTGCTGACCCATGCCGAAGTCGCGGTCGCTCCCGGCGTCGGCTATGGCGAGGATGGTGAAGGCTTCGTGCGCATCGCCATGGTCGAGAACGAACAGCGGCTGCGCCAGGCCGCGCGCAACATCAAGCGCTACCTGACCAGCATGGGCGTCAACGTCACCGCTGCCTGA
- the rsfS gene encoding ribosome silencing factor, which yields MTTVQTIPAQAGAATSSSGAKAKPASLHDLVLQSLDDDQAQEIVSIPLEGKSSIADYMVIASGRSTRQVAAMAQKLAERIKQGGYGNARLEGLPAADWVLIDAGDVVVHLFRPEVRSFYNLERMWAFGDAGAA from the coding sequence ATGACAACTGTCCAGACCATTCCGGCCCAGGCCGGGGCCGCCACTTCCAGCTCCGGCGCCAAGGCCAAGCCGGCATCGCTGCACGATCTCGTCCTGCAATCGCTGGATGACGATCAGGCGCAGGAAATCGTCTCGATCCCGCTCGAAGGCAAAAGCTCGATCGCCGATTACATGGTGATCGCGTCCGGCCGTTCGACGCGGCAGGTCGCGGCGATGGCGCAGAAGCTGGCCGAACGGATCAAGCAGGGCGGTTACGGCAACGCGCGGCTGGAAGGCCTGCCTGCCGCCGACTGGGTGCTGATCGACGCCGGCGACGTGGTGGTCCACCTGTTCCGCCCGGAAGTGCGCAGCTTCTACAACCTCGAACGCATGTGGGCGTTCGGAGACGCGGGCGCGGCCTAA
- a CDS encoding alpha/beta hydrolase encodes MEQDKTTDAAVIEDLFRQQGEAMQALFAPFLPTADAHVPDPMDLQHWAMSAAKLQKMWLDFGVEQVGQSESILARASGAEGLQAKWNKWLSEIAGALPLANPDTRAKLWEDSVTLWSAILEQYGSGLQPRKSGAPDLPRKDRRFADPRWREQPVFALIHQTYLLLAERINAMANDLSGVSPERHEQIRFLTKVVTDALSPANFPLTNPMVIERTLETRGENLVKGVEHLLTDLRKGQLTHTDPDAFELGRNLATTPGKVVHETPLFQLIQYTPTTETVLAVPLVIFPPWINRFYILDLNPQKSFIRWAVEQGLSVFIVSWKSADAAMAEVLWGDYIRAQVEAIDVVRARLKVPAVHAIGYCVAGTTLAATLAFLARRGEADKVASATFFTAQVDFEKAGDLKNFIDDQQLQLLESLATDGFLDGRYMAATFNMLRGRDLIWSYVVNNYLLGEEYPAFDLLHWNGDTTNLPFKWQKAYLTELYRDNRLVVPDSLVIDGTPLDLHRIATPLYIQAGREDHIAPAESVWKLTRHVAGPWKFVLAGSGHIAGVVNPPSSGKYQYWLNDGTPATLEEFIAGARETKGSWWPDWISWIVAQDDARVPARGRRVPGGRGDKVFGDAPGSYVKSR; translated from the coding sequence ATGGAGCAGGACAAAACCACCGACGCCGCCGTGATCGAGGACCTGTTCCGCCAGCAGGGAGAGGCGATGCAGGCGCTGTTCGCGCCGTTCCTGCCCACCGCCGACGCCCACGTTCCCGATCCGATGGACCTTCAGCACTGGGCGATGTCTGCCGCCAAGCTCCAGAAGATGTGGCTGGATTTCGGCGTGGAACAGGTGGGGCAGAGCGAATCGATTCTGGCCCGCGCCAGCGGCGCGGAAGGCTTGCAGGCGAAGTGGAACAAGTGGCTGTCCGAAATCGCCGGCGCCCTGCCGTTGGCCAATCCCGATACCCGGGCGAAGCTGTGGGAAGACAGCGTCACGCTGTGGAGCGCGATCCTTGAGCAGTACGGCAGCGGGCTTCAGCCCCGCAAGAGCGGGGCGCCGGACCTGCCCCGCAAGGATCGCCGTTTTGCCGATCCGCGCTGGCGCGAGCAGCCGGTCTTCGCACTGATCCACCAGACCTATCTGCTGCTGGCCGAACGGATCAACGCGATGGCGAACGATCTGTCCGGAGTTTCCCCCGAACGCCACGAACAGATCCGGTTCCTGACCAAGGTGGTCACCGATGCGCTTTCGCCGGCCAATTTCCCGCTGACCAACCCGATGGTGATCGAACGGACGCTGGAAACGCGTGGCGAGAATCTGGTCAAGGGCGTGGAGCATCTGCTGACCGACCTGCGCAAGGGCCAGTTGACCCATACCGACCCTGACGCGTTCGAGCTGGGGCGCAACCTGGCGACGACGCCGGGCAAGGTCGTGCACGAAACCCCGCTGTTCCAGCTGATCCAGTACACGCCGACCACCGAGACCGTGCTGGCGGTGCCGCTGGTGATCTTTCCGCCGTGGATCAACCGGTTCTACATCCTCGATCTCAACCCGCAGAAAAGCTTTATCCGCTGGGCGGTGGAACAGGGTCTGTCGGTGTTCATCGTCTCGTGGAAATCGGCCGACGCCGCGATGGCCGAGGTGCTGTGGGGCGACTATATCCGCGCGCAGGTGGAAGCGATCGACGTGGTGCGCGCGCGGCTGAAGGTGCCGGCGGTCCACGCCATCGGCTATTGCGTGGCGGGGACGACGCTGGCGGCGACGCTGGCGTTCTTGGCCCGGCGCGGCGAGGCGGACAAAGTGGCGTCGGCCACGTTCTTCACCGCCCAGGTCGATTTCGAGAAGGCCGGCGACCTCAAGAACTTCATCGACGACCAGCAGCTCCAGTTGCTCGAAAGCCTAGCGACCGACGGCTTCCTCGACGGGCGCTACATGGCCGCGACGTTCAACATGCTGCGTGGGCGGGACCTGATCTGGAGCTACGTCGTCAACAACTACCTGCTGGGCGAGGAATACCCGGCGTTCGACCTGCTGCACTGGAACGGCGACACCACCAACCTGCCGTTCAAGTGGCAGAAGGCCTACCTGACCGAACTCTACCGCGACAACCGGCTGGTCGTGCCGGATTCGCTGGTCATCGACGGCACGCCGCTCGACCTGCACCGCATCGCCACCCCGCTCTACATCCAGGCCGGGCGCGAGGATCATATCGCACCCGCGGAAAGCGTATGGAAGCTGACGCGGCACGTGGCCGGTCCGTGGAAATTCGTGCTGGCCGGATCGGGACACATCGCCGGCGTGGTCAATCCACCGTCCTCGGGCAAGTACCAGTACTGGCTCAACGATGGCACGCCGGCGACGCTGGAGGAATTCATCGCCGGAGCGCGCGAAACCAAGGGCAGCTGGTGGCCCGACTGGATTTCGTGGATCGTCGCCCAAGACGATGCGCGCGTTCCCGCCAGGGGCCGGCGGGTGCCCGGCGGGCGTGGCGACAAGGTGTTTGGCGACGCGCCCGGCAGTTATGTGAAGAGCCGTTGA
- a CDS encoding murein hydrolase activator EnvC, with the protein MTSRTLLLATMAALAGVLGWQLAVAQQAAPFDDAGQAGDALRQATRELTMARARGEQLEAEARKATEAADRTARETAAVAARIQQSEAEIQVAQAKIALIDRQREALRLRIAARQEPVVRLTAALQLMARRPLAFSLMRADTLRDTVYLRAVLETMLPEVRQRTAGLRQEIVRGRALQASARLAADQLRQGEQGLTARRQQLVALESRQRIESRAAQGTASREADRALALAEQTRDLRALMDQLQADGSLRQRLAALPGPVPRPERPGDALMVADTGPTPTASAALSWILPVGGRIVTGFGERGAGGLSSGLTFAPVGGAQVVAPAAGRVAFAGPYRGYGRIVIIEHDGGWTSLVTNLGRLDVNVGETVVQGAPLGAAGPGRPTMTVELRKDGAPVNPLQALRG; encoded by the coding sequence ATGACGTCGCGCACGCTTCTTCTCGCCACCATGGCCGCGCTGGCCGGCGTGTTAGGCTGGCAGCTTGCCGTGGCACAGCAGGCGGCGCCGTTCGACGATGCCGGGCAGGCGGGCGACGCGCTGCGCCAGGCAACCCGCGAACTGACGATGGCGCGGGCACGCGGCGAACAGCTGGAGGCGGAAGCGCGCAAGGCCACCGAAGCGGCCGACCGCACCGCGCGTGAAACGGCGGCGGTGGCCGCGCGCATCCAGCAGTCCGAAGCCGAAATCCAGGTGGCGCAGGCGAAGATCGCGCTGATCGACCGCCAGCGCGAAGCGCTGCGGCTGCGCATCGCCGCGCGGCAGGAACCGGTGGTGCGGCTGACGGCGGCCCTGCAGCTCATGGCGCGCCGCCCGCTCGCGTTCAGCCTGATGCGCGCCGATACCCTGCGCGATACCGTCTATCTGCGCGCGGTGCTGGAAACGATGCTGCCCGAAGTGCGGCAGCGCACCGCCGGGCTGCGGCAGGAAATCGTGCGCGGCCGCGCCTTGCAGGCCAGCGCGCGGCTGGCCGCCGACCAGTTGCGGCAAGGCGAACAGGGGCTGACCGCGCGGCGCCAGCAGCTTGTCGCTCTCGAAAGCCGCCAGCGCATTGAATCGCGCGCCGCGCAAGGCACGGCCAGCCGCGAGGCGGACCGCGCGCTCGCGCTGGCCGAACAGACGCGCGATCTGCGCGCGCTGATGGACCAGCTGCAGGCCGATGGCTCGCTGCGGCAGAGGCTGGCCGCGCTGCCCGGCCCGGTGCCGCGCCCCGAACGGCCGGGCGATGCCCTGATGGTGGCCGATACCGGCCCCACGCCCACCGCTTCGGCGGCGCTTTCGTGGATTCTGCCGGTCGGCGGGCGGATCGTGACCGGCTTTGGCGAACGCGGCGCGGGCGGGCTGTCTTCCGGCCTCACCTTCGCGCCGGTCGGGGGCGCGCAAGTGGTCGCGCCGGCCGCGGGCCGCGTGGCCTTCGCCGGCCCCTATCGCGGCTATGGCCGGATCGTCATCATCGAACACGATGGCGGCTGGACCTCGCTCGTCACCAATCTCGGCCGGCTCGACGTGAATGTGGGCGAAACCGTGGTGCAGGGCGCGCCGCTGGGCGCGGCCGGGCCGGGCCGTCCGACGATGACGGTCGAACTGCGCAAGGATGGTGCGCCGGTAAATCCGCTGCAGGCGCTGCGCGGATGA
- a CDS encoding aldo/keto reductase: protein MRTNRFGNTGLIVSELCLGTMTFGESQGRFGPIAGLDLAASTALVRQAIDAGINFIDTANVYSEGRSEEILGQALRDLGVKRPDVVVATKAMGTMGPGLNEAGASRFHLLHEIDASLARLGMDHVDLYQIHGWDALTPIEETLRALEDIVRSGRARYIGVSNWAAWQIMKALGISERLGLEKFASLQAYYTVAGRDLEREIVPLLQSEGLGLMVWSPLAGGLLSGKYTRATDGGNSGPNQGDGRRAVFDFPPVELDRAYDLIEAMQAIAAGKTAAGKPATVAQVALAWLLYQPVVTTVIVGAKRADQLADNIAACEVELTADELARLDALSALPREYPGWMFAMQGAYRAKAASPRRVAR, encoded by the coding sequence ATGCGTACCAACCGTTTCGGCAATACCGGCCTGATCGTTTCGGAGCTGTGCCTGGGCACGATGACGTTCGGCGAATCGCAAGGCCGGTTCGGCCCGATCGCGGGACTGGACCTGGCGGCATCGACCGCGCTGGTGCGCCAGGCGATCGACGCCGGTATCAACTTCATCGATACGGCCAATGTCTATTCGGAAGGCCGGTCCGAGGAAATACTCGGCCAGGCGCTGCGCGATCTGGGGGTGAAGCGGCCCGACGTGGTCGTCGCCACCAAGGCCATGGGCACGATGGGGCCGGGGCTGAACGAGGCCGGCGCCTCGCGGTTCCACCTGCTGCACGAGATCGACGCCAGCCTGGCCCGGCTGGGCATGGACCATGTCGATCTCTACCAGATCCACGGCTGGGACGCGCTGACCCCGATCGAGGAAACCCTGCGCGCGCTGGAAGACATCGTGCGCAGTGGCCGCGCGCGCTATATCGGCGTCAGCAATTGGGCGGCCTGGCAGATCATGAAGGCGCTGGGCATTTCGGAGCGGCTCGGCCTCGAGAAGTTCGCCTCGCTGCAGGCCTACTACACCGTCGCCGGCCGCGATCTGGAGCGCGAGATCGTGCCGCTGCTGCAAAGCGAGGGGCTGGGCCTGATGGTGTGGAGCCCGCTGGCCGGCGGGCTGCTTTCGGGCAAGTACACCCGCGCCACCGACGGCGGCAACAGCGGCCCCAACCAGGGCGATGGCCGCCGCGCGGTGTTCGATTTCCCGCCGGTGGAACTCGATCGCGCCTATGACCTGATCGAGGCGATGCAGGCCATCGCCGCTGGAAAGACCGCAGCCGGCAAGCCGGCCACGGTGGCGCAGGTGGCGCTCGCCTGGCTGCTCTATCAGCCGGTGGTGACGACGGTGATCGTCGGCGCCAAGCGCGCCGACCAGCTGGCCGACAACATCGCCGCCTGCGAGGTGGAACTGACGGCGGACGAGCTTGCCCGGCTCGATGCCCTCTCGGCCCTGCCGCGCGAATACCCCGGCTGGATGTTCGCCATGCAGGGCGCCTATCGCGCCAAGGCGGCCTCGCCCCGGCGCGTGGCGCGCTAG
- a CDS encoding nicotinate-nucleotide adenylyltransferase, producing MPSPRVGPTRSGLPRIGLLGGSFNPAHGGHRRISLFAREALGLDEVWWLVSPGNVLKPEHGMAPLPARYCSARAAARRAPIRVTAIEARLGTRYTVDTLAALRRRYPKKRFVWLMGADNLAQFHRWKDWRRIARETPIAVIARPGYDAPALASPATAWLRRWRRRPGQLIDGAKRSAPALTILRFDPDPRSATAIRAADPEWFRRFVDAEPFDALTHRPVVLQTGPSSGITRFGGAGKP from the coding sequence ATTCCTTCCCCCCGCGTCGGCCCGACCCGAAGCGGTCTGCCCCGAATCGGCCTTCTGGGCGGCAGCTTCAATCCCGCCCATGGCGGCCACCGCCGCATCAGCCTGTTCGCGCGCGAAGCGCTGGGGCTGGACGAGGTGTGGTGGCTGGTCTCGCCGGGCAACGTGCTGAAGCCGGAGCATGGCATGGCCCCGCTGCCGGCGCGCTATTGTTCGGCGCGGGCGGCCGCGCGCCGCGCGCCGATCCGCGTGACCGCGATCGAGGCGCGGCTGGGCACGCGCTATACCGTCGATACGCTGGCGGCGCTGCGCCGACGCTACCCGAAAAAGCGCTTCGTCTGGCTGATGGGGGCCGACAATCTGGCACAGTTCCACCGCTGGAAGGACTGGCGGCGGATCGCGCGGGAGACGCCGATTGCGGTTATCGCGCGTCCGGGCTATGATGCACCCGCCTTGGCGAGCCCCGCCACGGCCTGGTTGCGCCGCTGGCGCCGGCGGCCCGGACAGTTGATTGACGGCGCAAAGCGGAGCGCCCCGGCGCTGACGATCCTGCGTTTCGATCCCGATCCTCGTTCGGCCACGGCCATTCGTGCCGCCGATCCGGAATGGTTTCGCCGCTTCGTCGACGCGGAGCCGTTCGATGCCCTCACGCATCGGCCGGTCGTTCTGCAAACCGGCCCATCCTCCGGCATCACGCGCTTCGGCGGGGCAGGAAAGCCCTGA